Below is a window of Mustelus asterias unplaced genomic scaffold, sMusAst1.hap1.1 HAP1_SCAFFOLD_374, whole genome shotgun sequence DNA.
CCGTTCTTACTGTTGACATTGTTGTAATTTTGATCCAACTTCTCCTGAACCCTGTATCGTTTTACTGAAATCCTGTTCAGAGCCATGCAATCCACTCAAAATGGCATCAAAGCAATGTTCAGTTGACATGCACCCTCGCTCTTTTGAGCAATGATTCGGTGAAAAGCTGCAATTCTGCCTCTGCTCGAATTTTCCTTTCTTTGAAAATGCATGGATGAAAATGTTCCAATGAGTTTTATGCTTTTAGTTCGTTTTTGTTTCTACCTGTTGATACCATTCCCATTCACAGCTTGTGAAGTCATGAACTTAAGTGTTATCTCTGGTATAAACTGAAACAAACAATTGATTAATATTTCTGTCATTTCAGCATTGTTGACTATTGGTAAAAACTATCCCTCGAAAATACCTGAAGTTAATTCTGAGTTGGCCGTTTTATTTCCgttttgattgaatattttgctATTTCAGTTAACACTCCATTCTTTACTAATATAGTAGTCCTCCTTTGTCACCTTCACTAATTACATCATCTTGTTTCCCGATTCCACATATCACTTTGCTCAGTTCGCTCCTCCACTGAGTCTAACACATTTCCCCCATTGTTTTTCCTTGTTTGCATTGGCGATGTTTCTTTATACTTAATAGTTTGCATTTATTTTTTGCTTTTTCTTGTTATATTTTTCCTTTGATTCGGTCCAAAAATGGTTTCAAAACTACCCATTTTAGCAAAACAAACCTATTATACTCCAGGTACTTTCCCAAATACTAATCTGTCCCTGTAATTAGGTGCTGTGCATGGGGCCAGCAGTAATGTATTGAATTGATTTACATATTCAATCAAATGTTTTACTTATTATTATTTAAATCAGACTTTGATGTGTGCAAGGTGCAAAGCAGTTGGAAATTGGAAACAGTTACTCGACTCGCTACTTTTACACAGAAGGCAGAAATATTCTTGAAAAATAATGAACATTGGTAATCGAAtcagtactcgaatcctctcaagATAAATAAGGGCATTTAATAAGTCTCCTTTCTACATGAGCACGGTGAGAGTAATGATTCTCTTGACCATGGTTAAAGGGGGTAAACATGAAGCGGCATTTTTGCAGTGTGGCTTGGGTTTTAAAAAGAACACAAACCTGAAGCACGAGACTGAGTGTATAGCTTGGCGGGAGGAATATTATCTATTTCTTCATAAATGGCTTGGTATAAAACAGAAGGTGGATCCCAGCTAGCAGCAACAGGTTCTGTTGGAGGAAGATCGGGGCAATTAGCATATTGTTACATTCTGGAACTATATttcagttcaggattttgatttcATATCTCACTCTATGTCGAGGTGAGATTCAAACCAGGGTCCGGTggaatttattttgtttctctgcatcatcaatccagtgatgataccactgcCTCCATCACAAGGAACACTGAGACATTTAGAGACCAATGAAGGTCAGCGCATAAGATATGAATCAAGAGAACACGCTGCGAGTTCAGATACATGCAATATTTTTGTTTATCTGTTCAAAACTAGTGGTGCAAAAGGCAGACATTCAACAAATTCCATGGCCATGTTTTAGCATGGAGCTGGTCGGTAACCTGTCACCAGAGGAGCGCCATTCCAGACCAAGCGTGGCCGAACAGGATTATCTCCCACTCTCACCGCATGACATTGTTGCCTTGGAAGGGTGTTACAGGAAGTTCTGACACTTTTTTCGTATAAAGTCTTGGGACCGAACGTGAAACATCTgactcagagagagggaggctactCACAATACCACCGGCATTGATCCTGTAATATTAGTGGAATCGTTTGCTGGGATGCAGTGTTGGCATTGATAATTGTGTAAATTCATACCATCACGTCTCAAAATGGGTCGAGTACCGTTAGAGAACTTGACACGGCAAAAAACTCAGTGTTGGTTTGCAACcaattgtaagtggaaacaaAATGCCAGTTGCCAAATAATTAATGAACACagtggaacataggaaataggagcgagATTGGGCAATTCAGCCAtttgagcccgctccaccatgctatatgatcatggctgatcttatcctgctTTCAAATCCACAAACCTGCCTGCCTCATTTGAGCTTTGTCCAGCTTTCATTGAGACACATATTTCTTTCGTTCTTGAATCTGCTGACTGATTCTGTCTCCCCTGCACTTTGGACAATCGTtctacaggttcacaaccctctgagggaatttGTCCCTCACCCCAGATTTGGAACTACTTTGGCTCACTCTTAATCTATGAGCCTTTGTTgtcgactctccaacaaagcggAATATCTGTTCAACATCCACCTCATCAatccctttagcattttatatacctcaatcagatccccccttaTTCTTTTGATCTCCACCCAGTATAAGCCCAAGTATTCAAACACTCCTCGTTGGtagccctttcatccctggaatcaagctGGTGGACATCTTCTAAACGACCTCCAGTATCAGCACTTCCTTCATCAGGTACGGAGACTAAatatggacacaatactccaggtgtagtctcacgaAGGCCCTTATCCAGTGTTAACAACATTTCTTTACATTTAAAACCGGGTCCTTTTGTAATAAATTCCAATATTCAATTTGCCTTTCTTATGaaatgctgcacctgcaaattcaTGTTCTgtcattcatgcacaaggacacccagatccctctgcactgacagacTTTGAATGCGCTTCCCATATAAATAATAATTTACCCTTTTAATGTTTTGTCGTGAAAATGGATGACCATACACGTATCAACATTAACCTCCATTTGTCACattctggcccattctcctagcctgtcaatatccaaCTGTAACCTCTATAATCTGAACAGagcctgctttcccactcatcttcggatCCTCCGCGAATCTTGGTATGTTGCACTCTGGCCCTAATCGCAGGTCAGTTATATCGGTTGTAAACAGATGAAAACTGAAAACTGCGTCATCCGTCGTGTTACAGTCAATTTCactccagagaaggacccatttatcccgaccctatgctttctctcactcaatcaATCCTCTATCTAAGCCAATGTTCTGTGCCCAACCCCTGGGATCTAACACTCTTGTCCAATGCCTTCTATAATCCAGATATGCCACATCCACGTGATTCCCATCATCCATCTCTCTGTTTAAATCCTCAAAAAACTGTAGCAAGTTTGTCaaacacaacttgcccttcataaAATCGAGCTGACCCTGGTGAATTCCGCTTTGTTTTCCATTGATCAGTTATCTCCTGCTTAATGACTGACTGCAACAACTTCCCACCACAAAGGTCAAAATAAGTGGTCTACAGTTTGCGACTTTTTGCGTCTCTCCTTTTGTGAATAAGGGTGTCAGATCAGCGTGTGTCCAATCCACTGGTATCTTTCCAGAATCTATGAAAAAttggaatatcataactaatgcacccactatctctgctgccatcgCCTTTAATACCAGAGAGTGCCGGCCATCAGAGTTCAATTTCTTGCAATCAACGTTTTAATGTATTGCAACAAAAATAAATCCCATTCCATGTCTCATGGACtggtgggtggaggaggaatATGAATGTAGATAACTCCCTCATTTATATGTAATATTTTACTGTTTCTCATGTGGCTTGAAATAACTTGCTGGCCAATACTCAGTTAAGTTGTTTCTGAATTGTACCCAAGTCATTCTTTGCAAAACGGCAGAGAATCCCCTCTGATGTATGAAGCAACATCCATGACTCAGCGTGGGTTCAGGGATATGATTCGAGCCTTACCATTTATTGATGATCTCCTCTGCATTACTGCCAAAAGGGCGATTAACTCACAGATTAACAGGACACCGAGTGAGATGCAGATCACCAGAGGGATGGAGGTGCTTTCATCTTCATGTCCTTGATGAAAGATTCAAGGAAGTTTTGTGAGATAAAATGTCCACAATGTTTTTAAATACTTATATGATCAGCAAACACTCAGAATGTCGTTAGAAATTGACAAAATTAAGGCAATGCCAATGTGTGACAATTATTTATCCCAATGTAAAATTAGCTGGAATAGTGATTGATATTTATTCCAGAGAGACATGAAGGTGTGGACGGAGAAGTCGGAGATAATTCCGGACCTGATGAAGATATGGTAAAAAGAGCACAATTATTTGCATTGTTGGTCAGAAAGACATCTGAAAACATGGATTATATTCATCAAAAATGGGTCGGACAACGTCGCACAGTCCCAAACGGAACCGATCAGTGGAACACTTACCGGAGCAAATCACACTGGCATCTTCCTTGTGATCACAGTCAGCTTGAGCTAATGACGAAGAAGGGCAGTCAAACAGAAAGGCTTCGCTTCCGGTGCACTTCACCTCATCCAGCCAGACAGGACCGTTACCCTGCCCAAAAGCGGCCCCTCCTGTGGCCTCAAGAGCAGAGCCACAGCCCAGCTGTCTGCAGACAACACTGGCATCGTTCATATCCCAAGAATCATCACAAACCGTGCCCCAGGCTCTATTACACAATGCCTCCAATCTCCCGGAGCAGTTGTTGTTACCTCCAGCCAAGCGCAAACTTTGCCCTAAATTTGTCAAAGATAATCAACAAATTATTAACCTTGATGTAGCACAAGAGAGGAATACAATCAGGTAGCTGTTTTATTAAAGTTGAGAAAGAACCTGATTCTCGCTTGCAGCCGTTTGCACTGTCCTGCTCTTGCTTCGGTGTGTCTCCCCCTGTTGATAAGACAAACATGCTGACTCCATGAGCTACATCAATATTTCAAATCACACCTGCAAGCAAAATGATTGATTGTGTTACCTGAACAAACGACACCTGCATCTTCCCGATGATGACAGTTGTGTTGACCCCACGGGTCTGCCTGGCATTGCCAAAGGGTCGACTCGTGTGAAAGGCACTCGACCTCATCCAACCAAATAGGTCCGGATCCTTCTCCGAATGAGCGAGCGTCATAGTCGATGGAAACGAATGTGCCGCAACCTAACTGTTTACAGATCACTGTTCCAGCATCTTGATACAGGTTTTCAGAGCAAACTGTTCCCCAGGTCCCATTATAGAACACTTCCACTCTGCCCTCACAGCGATGCTTTCCCTTCACCAAACGCAGCTCTTTGTGCTCTGTCAAGCAAGTAATAAATAACCACATGGTTCAATTAACAATTCTGTATCCACAGtgcactgtgggtatatctatgtacatatatatatatgtatatatatatatatgtctaaGTTGAGTTCACGGTTTGCCATAATTATTTCACAAAggtcacagaaatacagatataATCAAGAATAAGCAACATTGAATTTCAatcgaaatatttgaatgatggacCCGATTGATtgcttgccctctttttaggtcaaaccaaataaacaaactcagattaaagcaggacaaagtaaaaggggcagctccccaaaaaggagggggaagattgattgctTGCCGGAATGGTGAGAGGGCCAATGCTTTATGCTCTGTGCGCAGACTACCAGAAGAGGTTCAAAAAGTTCCCATAGTGAAAGCCCATGAAAGACAATGGGAAACTAGACATTCAGTAtaaaagtaaatttaaaaagtTTGTAAAGTTTCTCGTTACTTAAGTAGCAAAAGTTCCGGTGTGAGATTCACATGGATTGGCGCTGCGGTCGCTGCTCCTTGGGACTTTGTAATCGGCAGTAAAAATGAACGTCTTTTGTGGCAGCAAACTGGTTTGTATAGTTAATACTGAAGAGGACTGCAAAGTATGTATCAAAATGTTAATACCAGGCAGGATACACATGCCAATGACAACTTATTTTTCGTCCTGCTAAGTGGAATGGAGCGAATTTTGATGCGAAGAATAAAGTGACAGCATGCTTCTTGAGAAATAAGTGATTAAATCAAATATCTTTGCAAAATAATGTCGTTATCCGGAACATTTTACACATAACCTGATGAAACTTAAGGCTCGTGATCAGAATAGTCAGTGATATTAAGTGGAAGATGCATTTATGTCAGGAAATGAGGGATAAAGAAACATAAGGCAACACATTAGAAGTCGGCTGTCGAAATACTTTAGCAATAATTACGCCCAGAATAAAAAAAGTCAGAGAGGGATTTGACAGAAGGGTAAGCGCCGTCCTTAGGTATATCAGGAACATATCTCATGTATGAAAGTTCGAATGTAACTGAAGTTAGGACAGTTACCAGAGCACATGATCTTCACATCTTCTTTATTACAGTCATGGTTACCCCACAATGCATGGGGACATTCCCAGAGAAATGATTCACTCCCGGAGCATTCCAGCTCATCCAACCAAATTGGGTCTGCGTCAGGTCCAGCCGATGTATGAAGAGGAAGCCGCAATGCGTGTCCACAATCCAGCTGCTTGCAAACCACGTCAGCGTCTGTCAGATCCCAGGAATCATCACAAACTGAGCCCCAGGTCCCATTGTGATAAATCTCCAGTCGGCCCGCACATCGGCTTCCACCGCCAGAGAGCCTTAACTGCTTGTGTTCTAATAGAATAATGAAAGTTTCATATTATGTTTCTTAAACATATTCATCTCGTTGCTAAATTCAAACTATTGTATAAATTCCAGCTCAATTAAAACCTGCATTTTAACTGCCGTTGACAGGGACAATAATCTATGCTCCAGAAAAAAACAGTTTCTGTTCGGAGGGAAAATAAATGATGGAGAGTTTACAAATCTTCTACATATTAACATTTCCGTTTTCGGTTTGGATCTGACCCACTCATTGCAGCTTGTTTTGCTTTATCATCAATTATGTAATTGTGGTAATTAGTTGTTCCACACAGAATGTTTTAAGCAGACATTTGATTCTTTGTTTTTCACTGCCTCATTTTGCCATACAAACTTCATCAGATACTTCACCAGTTCACACATATATATCGGAACATATCAGAGGTACTGCAAATATGCAAGTCGGCTGGCAGCGACTTGACCTTTCAGACAGTGTCCTTTCTTGCGAACTCACCCAAAAGGTTCATCAGTTCCTTGTTATCTCAAGAATGCAGATTTCAAAACTACTCTGATGGACGCCCCTCCAAAACACGTGAATGCAATCAGAACTTTTCGAAACGAACAGTGCACATTTCAACTCACCAGCAGCGACCAGCGCACGCATTAACCCGCactcgcaccccctccctccccaatccttTCCCCTGCCCCCATACTGACCAACAGCACCACCAGCCCTGGCTATTTGATCTGCATTGGACTCTCTTCCGTCAATACAAATTGGCTTCAAAATATCATGGTCATGTTCAGAGATATCGATGCTCTCCACTCCTGCTCACCGCTCTGCCATAGCCAGCCCCACTACCCCGAGCGATCATGAAAATCACCGCTCATGGATCCAATccacacggcagcacagtggttagcactgctgtgttcgcaacaccagggacctgggtttgattcctggcttggatcactgtctgtgcggaatttgtacattctccccgtgtctgcgtgggttttctccggtttccgcccatattctgaaagacgtgcattgacctAAGCAGGcggtggactgtggcgactcggggaatttcactgtaagttCATTCCAGTGTTCATGTCAGCCTTCCTTGTTACCAATAAATTACCTTTAACTAAGATTTTGGCTTTCCTTCCCATCTGACGCTTCATGCAgcaatcaagaacaaagaacaatacagcaaaggaacaggcccttcggccctccaagcccgcgccgctccccggtccaggattgaatcctgaatccaggatccccgcccaattttccagcctatctacatcctaatatccgatccaccgagctgtccctcacagctacgatgctttgttcatcacaacctattaactcactcccaccccgcccccccccccccccccactccagaccatgtgatctccagggagaggcgaaaacccagagtgaaaaccccagggccaatatggggaaaaaaaaatctgggaaattcctctccgaccccctgaggcgatcgaaacgagtccaggagatcacactggccctgatcagaaaatgcttcccaaccctattcatttccacttctgctttacgaacaccatctgaattccctgcccccgagacaggttcccaactatccgcagtctcgctctgtactggcaccagcaagatgatcatagaatgaagccttgaaacgagaaacaaagaacaattagcccgcgccgctccctggtccaaactagaccactcttttgtatccctccattcccactccgttcatatagctgtcgagataagtcttaaacgttcccagtgtgtccgcctccaccaccttgcccggcaacacattccaggcccccacgaccctctgtgtaaaatatgtccttctgatatctgtgttaaacctcccccccttcaccttgaacctatgacccctcgtgaacgtcaccaccgacccggggaaaagcttcccaccgttcaccctatctatgtctttcatactTCTTTCTTCATACTTATTTAACAGTCATTATGTGAGTGACTGGGACACAAGGTTGCAATCCCCTTCTTAAAcgtggccccctctctctcttcgttGTGCTGTTGAAACCCACCCCACTGATCAGCACATTAGTCCCCATTGCCGATTTGTCTTTAGTTGTGTTGGTCTCAATTTACAGAGGGAAGTTACCTGGAGATTTGTAAAGTTGTTaaatgattttattaaattgttATTGTCATCATATTCCAAACTAttatgttttatttttctttccggGGCGTCCTGTCCTGCATCCAAGCACCAGTGTGAAATATCTCAGCTACGTGTTCCCGAGGAAGAAGTAAAGTATATTCCCCAGTTGACCAATATTACATTTTTCCCTTTATGTTTCTGGAAAAGTGACCTGTTTATTCACCTGAGCACAGAACCCCTACGCCGATGCTGTCACTACGATTCGGGTTCAATATGAATGTGCTGCACTTTCGGAGATACGATTCGTTCCCTTCACACCGGACATCGTTTACCCACACAGACCCTTCACCCTCTCCGTACTTTGAATTGTAAAAGGCGGCTTCCGCTTCGCCGCAGCCCAGCTGTCTGCAGGCCACGTTCCCGTCATTCAGATCCCAGAGGTTGTCCTGCACTCTGCCCCAGCTGTGATTGTGGTAAATCTCCACTCGCCCATCACACCGACTTCCCCCATTCATCAATCTCAGTGACCAGTTTTCATCTAGGCGAAGAAAGACATGGAGACCAGTGGTTACAGTGCAGCAAATTAACTCAAATCAATATTACCTTTCGCCAGAGCCGCTCCCCCGGTGAAGGATGTCATGAGAGGCTGCTGAGCACAGCCAGACAGGAGGCTGAACAGCCAGCGTGGCTGCTCCATATTTGAAGCAAATACATTGATAAGCGGATGAATAATACATGTTTATGGAACTCAAGGATGGGGTAGCATTTGGGCGGTTAAATGCAGAAATATCCTCACTAATCCCAGCACCACGTGTTTTGCTTTAGGGACTCACCCGTGCAGATGACACTGGCGTCATTTTCATGTGAGCAGTTAAACTCTTCCACGGATGAAATCGGACACTCCCACAACCAGGACTCACTCCCGCGGCAGCTGTAGTTCTCCTTCCACACTGGGCCATTTCCCTTCCCAAAGGCTGCACCTCTCGGGATTTTCTCTACCACTCCACACTGAAGATGCTCACAGATCACACTGGCGTCTTCGAAAGCAAAGTAAGCATCACAGAGCGTCCCCCAGTGTTCTCCATGCAGCACTTCCACACGGCCGGAGCACCTGTCCTTTCCACCAACCAATCTCGGCCCACGATTTCCTGTTTCACGTACAAACACAAACCCAAATAATTTATACATCGAAATTAGAATAAACACATGGCAGTTTAGTTTTGTAAACGGGAAAACACACTTTATATCTGCATCTACAATCATTGCCCAATATCCACAAAAGATCATATAAAACTAATTAACATTATGTGTGATGCTTTTAGGAAGGTGCTTCAACCCAAAGAGAACAGTCCATCCTGAAGAGAAAAGCTCATGTGCCATTGGCAGAATATACTGTCTTTGCAGCAGGTCCAGTATACATTTTAAATAAAGTGCACGGTGTTTAAGCATTGCATGACGATGCAATTATAAAACGATATCCTCTGGAGCAATAAGCTGAGCATAAAATGGTAAGTGCACCTCGAAAATTAGACAGAATCTCGGACGGGATAATTCAGAAAATAAATGTCGTTCGAAAGATTACTGTATTATTCTGGAGGTTATGCACATTATTGACACATTATCCATGCTTTGAAATCTCCTCTACACATTGGTATAAACTTTCACCTGAACAGCTGGATGTGAAGCATGCACTTGCAATGCCTTCACTGAACTCATTCAATTATTTTGTTTAATGCAAGATTCTTGAAATATAAAACGCTTCATTTA
It encodes the following:
- the LOC144486504 gene encoding scavenger receptor cysteine-rich domain-containing protein DMBT1-like; the protein is MLRSFLTLITLQLLNCGRDRGFGMNCGMGFGHLLLCIIYTFHSSRVAAKINFQNFISGRPGNSQADPSEAVKLRLANGQSRCAGRVEIHYKGQWGTVDHDFWDQPDAGVVCGELGCGTALSAPRGAHFGEGSGPIVTYNVECKGSETALRDCRSRTWRHYGFSHSSDAGVICSAHRFPKLVYGAFPCSGRLEIHSNIESGTVCDLDLDWNDARVVCAELQCGVAISVRSGAYFGEGAGLIWNERFECKGSETGLTDCTLVPVTRSECTHRNDVSVICSGNRGPRLVGGKDRCSGRVEVLHGEHWGTLCDAYFAFEDASVICEHLQCGVVEKIPRGAAFGKGNGPVWKENYSCRGSESWLWECPISSVEEFNCSHENDASVICTDENWSLRLMNGGSRCDGRVEIYHNHSWGRVQDNLWDLNDGNVACRQLGCGEAEAAFYNSKYGEGEGSVWVNDVRCEGNESYLRKCSTFILNPNRSDSIGVGVLCSEHKQLRLSGGGSRCAGRLEIYHNGTWGSVCDDSWDLTDADVVCKQLDCGHALRLPLHTSAGPDADPIWLDELECSGSESFLWECPHALWGNHDCNKEDVKIMCSEHKELRLVKGKHRCEGRVEVFYNGTWGTVCSENLYQDAGTVICKQLGCGTFVSIDYDARSFGEGSGPIWLDEVECLSHESTLWQCQADPWGQHNCHHREDAGVVCSGGDTPKQEQDSANGCKRESGQSLRLAGGNNNCSGRLEALCNRAWGTVCDDSWDMNDASVVCRQLGCGSALEATGGAAFGQGNGPVWLDEVKCTGSEAFLFDCPSSSLAQADCDHKEDASVICSGHEDESTSIPLVICISLGVLLICELIALLAVMQRRSSINEPVAASWDPPSVLYQAIYEEIDNIPPAKLYTQSRASVSSTIDSFNHVEYYTSHSLGDTDPGSEYPEVESSSIQVPVLSDYDDAEAETIDSHSGHLLLNRDPDGIFTLTSSSGDLGTLGHSHQQIQDVTSSDI